In Nitrospira sp., a single genomic region encodes these proteins:
- a CDS encoding carboxypeptidase M32 — protein MKTLTTLEPLTTRLLEIQRINSAASVLSWDQETYMPTGGGEARAEQIAVLQGIAHQKLVSSEVRSLLSQWVDPATGQAAEQPGDTWDEPSRSLLREVWRDFNRAQKLPSDFVMKLSRECSLAQQVWAEAKQRDKFSMFLPNLQTVLQLKREEAEYLGYQGSPYNALLDVYEPGATIATLQPMFALLKARLVPLLKKITQSRVQIDDRVLHHAYDHDRQVEFGRLVLTAMGYDFQRGRLDLSAHPFTTSFHPTDVRVTTRVHERELQSCLFSCIHEGGHGLYDQGLDERYFGTPLGDSVSLGIHESQSRLWENCVGRSRPFWRFFFPILQQTFPDQLHGMAVEQFYAAINRVQPSLIRVEADELTYNLHIMLRFEIEQGLVEGTIQPDELPLLWNNKMEEYLGIRPLSDAEGVLQDVHWSFGAFGYFPTYTLGNLYSIQFFEQAKLEIPQLEDTIATGQLLPLRRWLEQKIHRWGRMFTPAHLAERITGSSLRPEPFLNYAEQKYGDLYQL, from the coding sequence TTGAAAACCCTCACGACGTTGGAACCGCTCACGACAAGACTCTTGGAAATTCAACGGATCAACAGCGCCGCCTCGGTGTTGTCCTGGGATCAGGAAACCTACATGCCGACCGGCGGAGGGGAAGCACGGGCCGAACAGATCGCAGTGCTTCAAGGCATCGCGCATCAGAAATTGGTGTCATCCGAGGTACGGTCACTCTTGTCTCAGTGGGTAGATCCGGCAACTGGCCAGGCAGCCGAACAACCAGGCGACACATGGGATGAACCGTCACGATCGCTGTTACGAGAGGTGTGGCGAGACTTCAACCGCGCCCAGAAGCTCCCATCGGACTTTGTGATGAAGCTCAGTCGGGAATGTTCCCTCGCCCAACAGGTCTGGGCAGAGGCCAAACAGCGCGACAAGTTTTCGATGTTCCTTCCGAATCTTCAAACAGTGCTCCAGCTTAAACGAGAAGAAGCGGAGTACCTTGGCTATCAGGGTTCACCCTACAACGCATTGCTCGATGTGTATGAGCCAGGAGCAACTATTGCGACCCTCCAACCGATGTTTGCCCTGCTGAAGGCTCGCCTGGTGCCGTTGCTGAAAAAGATTACCCAGAGTCGGGTTCAGATTGACGACCGCGTTCTGCACCACGCCTATGACCATGACCGGCAGGTGGAATTCGGACGATTGGTCTTGACGGCAATGGGATATGATTTCCAACGCGGTCGGCTGGATCTCTCAGCTCATCCCTTTACGACCTCGTTTCATCCGACCGACGTACGTGTAACAACTCGCGTGCATGAACGGGAACTCCAGTCATGCCTGTTCAGCTGTATCCATGAAGGCGGACACGGGCTGTACGACCAGGGTCTGGATGAGCGCTATTTCGGCACGCCGCTGGGCGACTCGGTTTCCCTGGGGATCCATGAGAGCCAATCCCGTCTCTGGGAGAACTGCGTCGGGCGCTCTCGGCCGTTCTGGCGCTTCTTTTTTCCGATTTTACAGCAGACCTTTCCGGACCAACTGCACGGCATGGCCGTCGAACAATTCTATGCCGCAATCAATCGTGTGCAGCCCTCGCTGATTCGCGTGGAAGCCGACGAACTGACCTACAATCTCCACATCATGTTGCGGTTTGAGATTGAGCAAGGGCTGGTGGAAGGCACGATTCAGCCGGACGAATTGCCTCTGCTCTGGAATAACAAGATGGAAGAATACCTCGGCATCAGACCACTCTCCGATGCCGAAGGCGTATTGCAGGACGTCCACTGGTCGTTCGGTGCCTTCGGGTATTTCCCGACCTATACCTTAGGCAACCTGTATTCTATCCAATTCTTCGAACAGGCCAAATTGGAGATCCCACAATTGGAGGACACCATCGCTACAGGGCAATTGCTCCCCCTGCGCCGATGGTTGGAGCAGAAGATCCACCGCTGGGGCCGCATGTTCACGCCAGCCCACCTGGCCGAACGGATTACGGGCTCCTCACTCCGCCCCGAGCCCTTCCTCAACTATGCGGAACAAAAATACGGCGATCTCTACCAACTCTGA
- a CDS encoding DUF2934 domain-containing protein, whose amino-acid sequence MARRTSGEQREANSNGRRASDVKVGGIIGARRAGQWESPSVGPTNGRSEAHTEGQAHLHRQIAELAYVLYERSGFQNGNDLDHWLEAERQIKEPRGQAA is encoded by the coding sequence ATGGCGCGTCGGACGAGCGGTGAACAGAGAGAAGCGAACAGCAATGGGCGTCGTGCATCGGACGTCAAGGTAGGCGGAATAATCGGTGCTCGCCGAGCCGGTCAATGGGAGTCGCCTTCCGTCGGACCTACCAACGGAAGGTCAGAGGCTCACACGGAAGGCCAGGCCCATCTCCATCGGCAAATCGCGGAACTCGCCTATGTTCTGTATGAGCGAAGTGGTTTCCAGAATGGGAACGACTTAGACCATTGGCTGGAGGCCGAACGGCAAATCAAAGAACCTCGCGGCCAGGCCGCGTAA
- a CDS encoding caspase family protein translates to MAKRAVLIGINKYQIPGSDLNGCVNDVKNLSGALKTYCGFADKDITTLIDLKATKKAMQTAIEKLIKGGKKGDTLLLHYSGHGSNVPDDNGDEADHRDEILCPTDLDWKDTLRDDWLRKTFDKLRVGVSLTVIMDCCHSGTNTRAILPPDAPVRERFLPCPLDLMATESGRKLRGTLRGQLGKAPRGRKRKSDIVHADIQEMLITGCRDTQTSADAHIGGTYNGALTYYLVESIKEARGQLTYRELHQRTIAKLKQNDYDQVPQLEGKRASFDKQFLS, encoded by the coding sequence ATGGCGAAACGAGCGGTGCTCATCGGGATCAACAAATATCAAATTCCCGGGTCAGATCTGAACGGATGTGTCAATGACGTGAAGAATCTGAGCGGGGCACTGAAAACCTATTGTGGATTTGCGGACAAGGACATCACGACCCTCATCGACCTCAAGGCGACGAAGAAGGCGATGCAAACAGCGATTGAGAAATTGATCAAGGGTGGGAAAAAGGGCGACACCTTGCTGCTCCACTATTCGGGACATGGCTCGAATGTGCCGGATGACAATGGGGATGAAGCGGATCACCGTGATGAGATTCTGTGCCCAACCGACCTCGATTGGAAGGATACCCTGCGCGACGACTGGTTGCGAAAGACCTTCGATAAGCTGCGAGTCGGTGTGAGTCTCACCGTGATTATGGACTGTTGCCATTCTGGGACCAATACGCGCGCCATTCTTCCGCCGGATGCGCCGGTCCGAGAACGGTTTCTCCCATGCCCACTGGATCTGATGGCGACTGAATCCGGTCGGAAGCTGCGCGGAACGCTTCGTGGTCAGCTGGGCAAGGCGCCACGCGGACGGAAGCGAAAGAGCGATATCGTCCACGCCGACATTCAAGAGATGTTGATCACGGGCTGTCGCGATACACAGACTTCTGCTGATGCCCATATCGGCGGTACGTATAACGGTGCGCTCACCTATTATCTGGTCGAGTCGATCAAAGAGGCGCGTGGTCAGCTGACCTACCGTGAACTGCACCAGCGGACCATCGCCAAATTGAAGCAGAATGATTACGACCAAGTACCCCAGCTCGAAGGGAAGCGCGCGTCGTTCGATAAGCAGTTTCTCAGCTAG
- a CDS encoding peptidylprolyl isomerase: MRRSLMFPSFCGWCVILFFAAACASAGDVKKGGSPTTVSNGKQVTLEYTLKLDDQSVVDTNVGGEPLKLTQGNHEIVPGLEKALEGMAVGEKKKVTVAPTEAYGTVDPKAFQEVDRKMVPADAQKVGTQLEGKTNDGKTVYPRISEVKNETIVLDFNHPLAGKTLHFDVKVLDVAQVTTK, from the coding sequence ATGAGACGTTCATTGATGTTTCCGTCATTCTGCGGTTGGTGCGTGATCCTCTTTTTTGCCGCAGCCTGTGCCTCAGCCGGCGATGTGAAGAAAGGAGGGTCGCCGACGACCGTGTCGAACGGGAAACAAGTCACCCTCGAATACACCCTGAAGCTCGACGATCAATCGGTTGTCGATACCAATGTCGGGGGAGAGCCCTTGAAGTTGACGCAAGGCAATCATGAAATCGTTCCCGGTCTGGAAAAAGCGTTGGAGGGCATGGCTGTCGGAGAGAAAAAGAAAGTGACCGTCGCCCCGACAGAAGCCTACGGGACCGTCGACCCCAAAGCGTTTCAGGAAGTGGATAGGAAAATGGTGCCGGCGGATGCGCAAAAGGTGGGGACACAGTTGGAAGGGAAAACCAACGATGGGAAGACCGTCTATCCGCGAATCTCCGAAGTGAAGAACGAGACGATCGTGCTCGATTTCAACCACCCACTGGCCGGTAAGACGCTGCACTTCGACGTGAAGGTCCTGGACGTCGCGCAGGTCACAACGAAGTGA
- a CDS encoding patatin-like phospholipase family protein, which translates to MARSVIAKLRSDNKNLSDKVPFDKENKLCQQHAELTSKDPELSVQVRHDEALEILGRKFPLEDASLDGNGEVLGIAGGICKRRWMDLGQYEDLRRATDYYMRGAKGPVGDDGYAYINAAFLQDLLAHVSGVESDTRREARALREKILQELTPLDKIADDCRWWNAATRAEALFGLGRYKDAAEAFAAVTQRPVPWKLQTTAQQLATLAHLHNDRPLNNPDIHAVFEALLPGAATVARSALIGKVGLALSGGGFRASFYHLGVLARLAELDVLRHIDVLSCVSGGSIVGACYWLMLRNRLSAQAPLAHADYIKLVQDLIEHFSQAVNQNLRGRAQPSKREVLWGFITGDKGAIDTQEIAEALEQYFYKPLWNDDKPLDMHYLPFMPKDHDPALTGSQHFHPGKHNWLRRDRVPALILNATTVNTGHNWQFTPTWMGESPWTIHKAADSVPRLERHWYVPHENWAISLGRAVAASACVPGIFEPLRIDDAYEGYKIQLVDGGVYDNQGTAALLAHNCTVLLVSDAAGQLLLEQAPNPGVAGLAAYALRAQDTLMERIRGANYADLDARVRTKLIRGLLFLHMKDGLDADSIRLKFSQEPYETRREPLSRLGVRKDFQKAVAELRTDLDVFTEDESNALMACGYRMAAMAFEWDLQQFVELSTTPITGQWSFAEMLKEVESTDAYTSRRQQLLDALHEGSKRKIKSLSP; encoded by the coding sequence TTGGCCCGTTCTGTCATTGCCAAGCTACGGAGTGATAATAAAAACCTTTCCGATAAGGTTCCATTCGATAAGGAAAACAAGCTATGCCAGCAACATGCTGAACTGACCAGCAAAGACCCTGAACTGAGTGTTCAGGTGCGTCACGACGAGGCGCTAGAGATTCTCGGTCGAAAATTTCCACTAGAGGATGCGTCACTCGATGGTAATGGGGAAGTGTTGGGCATTGCCGGAGGAATTTGCAAAAGGCGATGGATGGATTTAGGGCAGTATGAGGATTTGCGCCGTGCTACCGACTATTACATGCGAGGAGCGAAAGGGCCAGTGGGTGACGATGGATATGCCTACATCAACGCAGCCTTCTTGCAAGATCTTCTGGCACATGTCTCTGGGGTCGAGAGCGATACTCGAAGAGAAGCTCGTGCTCTTCGTGAGAAGATTCTCCAAGAACTCACCCCATTAGATAAGATAGCAGATGACTGTCGTTGGTGGAATGCTGCAACGCGTGCCGAGGCTCTATTTGGCCTCGGACGTTATAAAGATGCGGCTGAGGCTTTTGCGGCAGTAACGCAACGCCCAGTACCCTGGAAGTTGCAGACGACAGCACAGCAGCTCGCCACGCTAGCCCATCTGCACAATGATCGCCCACTTAATAATCCGGACATTCATGCGGTGTTCGAGGCACTGCTGCCAGGAGCTGCAACGGTGGCACGTTCGGCGTTAATTGGCAAGGTAGGTCTCGCACTCTCAGGCGGTGGATTTCGGGCGTCATTCTATCATCTGGGAGTGCTGGCGCGGCTAGCTGAGCTAGATGTGTTGCGACACATTGATGTCCTTTCTTGCGTTTCGGGAGGGAGCATCGTCGGAGCCTGTTACTGGTTAATGCTACGCAACCGGTTGTCAGCGCAGGCTCCTCTAGCGCACGCGGACTATATCAAATTGGTTCAAGATCTGATCGAGCACTTCTCCCAGGCTGTTAATCAAAATCTTCGAGGGAGGGCTCAGCCATCCAAGAGAGAAGTTCTCTGGGGCTTTATTACTGGTGATAAAGGCGCGATTGATACTCAAGAAATTGCCGAGGCTCTGGAGCAATACTTTTATAAACCGTTGTGGAATGATGATAAGCCGCTTGATATGCATTATTTACCATTCATGCCCAAGGACCATGACCCTGCCCTTACGGGTAGTCAACACTTCCATCCGGGCAAACACAATTGGTTGCGAAGGGATAGGGTGCCGGCTTTAATCCTAAATGCAACGACGGTGAATACTGGTCATAACTGGCAGTTCACACCGACTTGGATGGGTGAGTCACCTTGGACGATTCACAAAGCGGCGGATAGTGTGCCACGCCTTGAAAGGCATTGGTATGTTCCTCATGAGAATTGGGCGATCTCATTGGGGAGGGCGGTCGCGGCTTCTGCCTGTGTTCCTGGAATTTTTGAGCCACTACGAATCGATGATGCGTATGAGGGATACAAAATCCAGTTAGTTGACGGTGGAGTCTATGACAACCAAGGCACTGCGGCGCTTTTGGCTCATAACTGCACGGTGTTACTTGTTAGCGATGCGGCGGGACAGCTTTTGTTGGAGCAGGCACCCAACCCGGGGGTTGCGGGATTAGCCGCGTACGCGTTGCGTGCTCAAGATACGTTGATGGAGCGGATCCGGGGAGCCAATTATGCAGACTTAGATGCCCGGGTCCGTACGAAGCTGATAAGAGGGTTGCTGTTTCTTCACATGAAAGATGGATTAGATGCCGATTCCATTCGGTTGAAGTTCTCCCAAGAACCATATGAAACACGGCGGGAGCCTTTATCGCGCTTGGGGGTGCGCAAGGATTTCCAAAAAGCGGTTGCAGAATTGCGGACGGATCTGGACGTCTTTACCGAGGACGAATCTAATGCCCTCATGGCTTGTGGGTATCGAATGGCTGCCATGGCGTTTGAATGGGACTTACAACAATTCGTGGAACTCTCCACGACGCCTATTACCGGACAATGGTCCTTCGCCGAGATGCTGAAAGAGGTGGAATCCACGGATGCCTATACATCTCGGAGACAACAATTGCTCGACGCGTTGCATGAAGGAAGTAAACGAAAAATTAAGTCTCTCTCTCCATAG
- a CDS encoding class I SAM-dependent methyltransferase has product MERLVPSEIEAYAEAHSMPESAICRALREETQRTMEYPQMLVGPLEGAFLKMMTKLVGATRVLEIGMFTGYSALCFAEALPEHGTVITCEINEKSVAVARRYFAQAPFGSKISISIGPALDTMRMLTGPFDLIFIDADKMNYLNYYRRSLDLLASNGVILIDNVLWSGEVLKQPPPDESTAAIQELNRTVAADPRVSAVLVTVRDGVLVIKRTG; this is encoded by the coding sequence ATGGAAAGATTAGTTCCGTCCGAGATCGAAGCCTACGCCGAAGCCCATTCCATGCCGGAGTCCGCCATCTGTCGCGCCTTGCGCGAAGAGACTCAGCGGACGATGGAATATCCCCAGATGTTGGTCGGCCCGTTGGAAGGGGCGTTTCTGAAAATGATGACTAAGCTGGTCGGCGCCACACGCGTGCTCGAAATTGGGATGTTCACCGGTTACAGTGCCCTCTGCTTTGCCGAAGCCTTGCCGGAACATGGAACGGTGATCACCTGTGAGATTAACGAAAAGTCAGTGGCAGTGGCTCGACGCTATTTCGCGCAGGCTCCATTCGGGAGCAAGATCAGTATAAGCATTGGACCGGCGCTGGATACCATGCGAATGCTCACAGGTCCGTTCGATCTCATCTTCATCGACGCGGACAAGATGAATTACCTCAATTACTACCGACGTTCGCTCGACTTGCTGGCTTCGAACGGAGTGATCCTAATTGATAACGTGCTCTGGAGCGGCGAGGTTTTGAAGCAGCCGCCGCCTGATGAATCTACGGCTGCCATTCAGGAGTTAAACCGCACCGTTGCCGCTGATCCTCGCGTGAGCGCCGTGTTGGTGACGGTCCGGGATGGAGTTTTGGTGATAAAGAGAACGGGCTAG
- a CDS encoding DUF4062 domain-containing protein — MERPRLFLSAVSEELRTARQTMARTVRTLGFDPVSQDDFPTGYGELRQWLREQLDSAEGLIQLAGVGYGAEPPEVDPEYGRVSYTQFEFLYAREQKRKTWIIVIGKDFPRDKATDQLDLPRAPDYPDKINYQAERRQLQQGYLARLKSDNHLRHTVQNETELDNVILRLRDDLGELYKEAKGRERRLTTLVGTILLVLVALGGSGWWGYQRLQDGVQQVSVVNIEKIRAHFLQATEDTHRRELAEADREKDWRRRKDLHEAADNAQALRLSRIEEAIAAIEQIEGGGAATSVFQELTRILSEQGVDEAIAYVESQRSAILQTVRNRTASVRERNRADLQSLLRGAALYEAKGQAREARTLYAEILGADPDWPEALQTYFWFLAEQGDLALVRATVADAQHDYEEAHRIAQRLTNADPKNTQWQRDLSVSHVRIGNVLVSQGDLPAALTAYRASLAIREVLAKRDGGNTQWQRDLYVSYWRLADLAEKQKATKEALTYWKQAYDVLSKIDKRGLHLSPEDRQYLATLQEKVRAGAQ; from the coding sequence GTGGAACGACCGCGCTTGTTTCTCTCTGCCGTCAGTGAAGAACTGCGGACTGCCCGGCAGACTATGGCCAGGACGGTCCGCACGCTCGGCTTCGATCCTGTCTCGCAAGACGACTTTCCCACCGGGTATGGCGAGCTGCGTCAGTGGCTACGCGAGCAACTTGATTCCGCCGAGGGTCTCATCCAGCTTGCGGGCGTCGGCTACGGCGCTGAGCCGCCCGAAGTCGATCCGGAATACGGACGTGTCTCCTACACGCAGTTCGAGTTTCTCTACGCGCGTGAGCAGAAGAGAAAAACCTGGATTATTGTCATCGGCAAGGACTTCCCGCGTGATAAGGCCACGGACCAACTTGATCTACCTCGTGCGCCTGACTATCCCGACAAAATCAACTATCAAGCCGAACGGCGGCAACTTCAGCAGGGTTATCTGGCCAGGCTGAAAAGCGACAATCACCTTCGGCATACCGTACAAAACGAGACCGAGTTGGACAACGTCATTCTCCGTCTTCGCGATGATTTGGGGGAATTGTATAAAGAAGCGAAGGGCAGAGAGCGACGATTAACAACCCTCGTCGGCACCATCTTATTGGTGCTTGTGGCTTTGGGCGGTAGTGGGTGGTGGGGGTATCAGCGGCTTCAGGATGGAGTCCAACAAGTCAGTGTGGTGAATATTGAAAAAATCCGCGCACATTTTCTGCAGGCGACGGAGGACACCCACCGGCGAGAGTTGGCAGAGGCCGATCGGGAAAAGGATTGGAGGCGTCGGAAAGACTTGCATGAGGCGGCAGATAACGCACAGGCGCTTCGCCTCTCTCGCATCGAGGAGGCGATTGCTGCAATTGAGCAGATCGAAGGAGGAGGGGCGGCGACCAGTGTTTTTCAAGAATTGACTCGCATTTTGTCCGAACAAGGTGTGGACGAGGCCATTGCCTATGTGGAGAGCCAGCGCTCAGCGATTCTCCAAACAGTCCGCAATCGTACCGCGTCGGTACGTGAACGTAATCGGGCCGACCTGCAGTCCCTCCTCCGTGGGGCCGCACTGTATGAAGCAAAAGGCCAGGCGCGAGAAGCCCGAACTCTTTATGCTGAGATTCTTGGCGCAGATCCTGATTGGCCGGAAGCCCTTCAGACGTATTTCTGGTTCCTGGCGGAGCAGGGAGACCTCGCGCTTGTCAGGGCCACCGTAGCAGATGCACAGCACGACTATGAAGAAGCCCACCGCATCGCTCAGCGCCTCACGAATGCCGATCCGAAGAACACCCAGTGGCAGCGCGACCTGTCGGTGAGCCACGTCCGGATCGGCAATGTGTTGGTGAGTCAGGGGGACCTGCCGGCGGCGCTCACGGCCTATCGCGCGAGTCTCGCGATCCGCGAGGTGTTAGCCAAGCGCGATGGAGGAAATACCCAGTGGCAGCGGGACCTGTATGTCTCATACTGGAGATTGGCGGATCTTGCCGAAAAACAGAAGGCTACTAAGGAAGCACTCACTTATTGGAAACAAGCCTATGACGTGCTGTCTAAGATCGACAAGCGAGGCTTGCATCTGTCACCAGAAGACCGACAGTATTTAGCAACCCTGCAGGAGAAAGTTCGTGCTGGTGCCCAATGA
- a CDS encoding CHAT domain-containing protein, whose amino-acid sequence MNRNQRNSTSSNADRVVRNMDWDEFEAQLSRSTRGGKSRAASDQSLRDHFGPEKLERLQRLAERVRSVRSKREPLRGNIIFIPGTMGSELSVTEDGDDDVVWISFLRLIGGGINRLRLAKDGVREADPNLRVQPSGLDKDSYAETILWLKAYWNVEPLAYDWRKDVDLAAERLKELVESTFKDQPVHIVAHSMGGLVSRNFIRLYPKVWKAMVEPKKGQGGRLIMLGTPNYGSHAIVQAMVAKEKLVKWLAAADLCHDLDEVLEVLNGFVGSYQLLPAPAKLPASEQAIYTPSNWGSYPIVAAHLVRARKFHEDLEASATIDPERMTYIAGCNRETVCTVKVETPGLFEFGATWNGDGRVTHALGLLPGVPTYYVDEIHGDLQKHEQVLEAVDEILRTGKTGVLATQPVAARAIRSVTSARVRAVQDRQDAGRIRRIAEETEANDSTVADRRRAEALLRQAVMAQAPSTSRAVTDSTEARAREEQVEKKPVQQTLSLNIEVVHGDIRDIKAPAVVVGHYRGVPPVRAVGALDQALDHWISKAVTRGMIGGGLGEVFLIPNPQKALAANAVILAGMGEYGRFNREDLNLLFANVTYAVTALGWREFATVVVGSGEGNLSLDQAMEGMLEGVGSALGRLGAQGRLKVLRVVEYEKDRVKAVEKVLRKIEENHESGLKLTVTKKTLPKRSRRVAPSPPNNLDTMQGSRITIERDRDAFRFSAITKQAVIPVREVAVQSAYAEGTAELLKESRTLKEQRKYGKLLHSYLMPEDFESMIDMTPLTLMVDRSTAAFPWEMAAFERQGQVLFYGPARQLTRQFRTTLSGAPGLIAPPIPNRLRVLVIADPAPEAEWQLPGAREEGRTVVKILQAMKQEQGIDLTIEQRIGANECDPVELLALILSEEFDLIHYSGHGDFDEKNPTKSGWIFGKDSILSAREIFRARRVPRLIFANACFSGVIRQGRPFTLQESNRNLAGLAQAFFERGVENYIGTGWPVDDAAALAFAKVFYTEALSGQELGASLSKAREAILASGSTWGAYQHYGQATAKLLTLSGRNAAAEPES is encoded by the coding sequence ATGAATAGAAACCAGAGAAACTCAACGTCCAGCAATGCAGATCGTGTGGTTCGTAATATGGATTGGGATGAGTTTGAGGCCCAGCTGTCCCGATCTACCCGAGGGGGGAAATCACGGGCCGCATCCGATCAGTCTTTGCGCGACCACTTTGGGCCGGAGAAACTTGAACGACTGCAACGTCTGGCGGAACGGGTGCGATCGGTACGCAGCAAGCGGGAGCCGCTTCGGGGCAACATTATCTTTATCCCTGGCACCATGGGTTCCGAATTGAGCGTGACGGAAGACGGCGACGATGATGTCGTGTGGATTAGTTTTCTCAGACTTATCGGAGGAGGCATCAACAGACTACGGCTTGCGAAGGATGGGGTCCGGGAAGCCGATCCGAACCTACGGGTACAGCCCAGCGGACTCGACAAGGACAGTTACGCCGAGACGATTTTGTGGTTGAAGGCGTATTGGAACGTAGAGCCGCTTGCCTATGATTGGCGAAAAGACGTGGATCTGGCTGCCGAACGGTTGAAAGAGCTTGTCGAATCCACGTTCAAGGACCAACCGGTCCACATCGTCGCCCATTCCATGGGGGGCCTGGTCTCCCGGAATTTTATTCGGCTCTATCCCAAAGTCTGGAAGGCCATGGTGGAACCGAAGAAAGGGCAGGGCGGGCGACTCATCATGCTCGGCACACCGAACTACGGGTCCCATGCCATTGTGCAGGCCATGGTCGCCAAGGAAAAACTTGTGAAGTGGTTGGCCGCTGCAGACTTGTGTCACGACCTGGATGAGGTGCTTGAAGTGCTGAATGGATTCGTCGGGAGTTATCAACTGCTCCCGGCTCCCGCCAAACTTCCGGCATCGGAACAAGCGATCTATACTCCGAGCAATTGGGGCTCGTATCCCATCGTGGCGGCACATCTCGTCCGTGCGCGAAAGTTCCATGAGGATCTTGAGGCGTCGGCCACGATCGATCCGGAGCGGATGACCTACATCGCCGGCTGCAACCGGGAAACGGTATGTACCGTCAAGGTCGAGACTCCCGGTCTATTCGAGTTCGGCGCCACGTGGAACGGTGATGGACGGGTCACGCATGCGCTCGGGCTCTTGCCCGGCGTGCCGACCTATTATGTCGACGAAATTCATGGAGACCTGCAGAAGCATGAGCAGGTGCTCGAAGCGGTGGATGAAATTCTGCGTACCGGGAAGACCGGCGTATTGGCGACACAGCCGGTCGCTGCCCGTGCCATCCGATCGGTCACTTCCGCGCGAGTCCGTGCGGTTCAAGATCGTCAGGATGCCGGGCGGATTCGCCGCATTGCGGAAGAAACGGAGGCGAACGACAGCACGGTTGCCGATCGCCGTCGGGCCGAAGCCTTGCTCAGGCAAGCGGTCATGGCGCAGGCTCCTTCAACATCCCGGGCCGTCACCGATTCGACTGAGGCGAGGGCACGTGAGGAGCAAGTCGAGAAAAAGCCGGTACAGCAGACGCTCTCCCTCAATATAGAGGTGGTCCATGGGGACATTCGCGATATCAAGGCTCCGGCCGTCGTGGTGGGGCACTACCGAGGCGTCCCACCGGTGCGAGCAGTTGGAGCGTTGGACCAGGCGCTCGACCACTGGATTTCCAAAGCGGTCACACGCGGCATGATCGGCGGTGGACTGGGTGAAGTGTTTCTGATTCCGAATCCGCAGAAGGCCCTTGCGGCCAATGCCGTGATTCTTGCCGGGATGGGGGAGTATGGGCGCTTCAACCGGGAGGATCTTAATCTGTTGTTCGCCAATGTGACGTATGCGGTCACCGCCCTCGGCTGGCGAGAATTTGCGACCGTTGTCGTCGGCTCCGGAGAAGGGAATTTGTCGTTGGATCAAGCAATGGAAGGCATGCTGGAGGGGGTGGGCTCAGCCCTCGGACGATTGGGAGCGCAAGGGCGGCTCAAGGTCCTCCGTGTAGTGGAATACGAGAAAGACCGTGTGAAGGCCGTCGAAAAGGTCTTGAGAAAGATCGAGGAGAATCACGAGAGTGGGTTGAAACTGACCGTGACGAAAAAGACATTGCCGAAGCGAAGTCGTCGCGTGGCCCCATCACCGCCGAACAACCTCGATACGATGCAAGGCAGCCGTATTACCATCGAGCGGGACCGTGATGCATTTCGCTTCTCAGCCATCACGAAGCAAGCCGTGATCCCCGTTCGAGAGGTCGCCGTTCAATCCGCGTACGCGGAAGGGACTGCCGAATTGCTGAAAGAGTCACGAACGCTGAAAGAACAGCGTAAATACGGGAAACTGTTGCATAGCTATCTGATGCCGGAAGACTTTGAAAGCATGATCGACATGACGCCGCTTACATTGATGGTCGATCGTTCGACGGCGGCCTTTCCGTGGGAAATGGCGGCGTTCGAGCGGCAGGGACAGGTGTTGTTCTATGGACCGGCGCGTCAGCTGACACGTCAGTTCCGAACTACCCTGTCCGGTGCTCCCGGACTGATCGCCCCACCCATTCCAAACCGTTTGCGAGTGTTGGTCATCGCTGATCCGGCTCCTGAGGCGGAGTGGCAATTGCCGGGTGCACGGGAAGAGGGGCGAACCGTGGTGAAGATTCTTCAAGCCATGAAGCAGGAACAGGGTATCGATCTCACGATTGAGCAACGGATCGGGGCCAATGAATGTGATCCGGTCGAACTGCTCGCGTTGATCCTAAGCGAAGAATTCGACCTGATTCATTACTCGGGACATGGGGATTTCGACGAGAAGAATCCCACTAAGAGCGGTTGGATTTTCGGGAAGGATAGCATCCTGTCGGCACGGGAGATTTTTCGGGCACGGCGTGTGCCGCGTCTCATTTTCGCCAATGCCTGCTTCTCCGGAGTGATTCGACAGGGGCGACCGTTTACCCTACAGGAATCGAATCGCAACCTCGCCGGCCTGGCTCAGGCCTTCTTTGAGCGAGGGGTCGAAAATTACATCGGCACCGGATGGCCCGTGGACGATGCGGCGGCCTTGGCGTTCGCGAAGGTCTTCTACACCGAAGCGTTGTCCGGTCAGGAGCTGGGGGCCTCGTTATCGAAAGCCAGAGAAGCGATCCTTGCAAGCGGGTCGACCTGGGGAGCCTATCAGCATTACGGCCAGGCTACGGCGAAATTGCTCACTCTGTCAGGAAGGAACGCAGCAGCCGAACCGGAGTCGTGA